The following is a genomic window from Candidatus Hydrogenedentota bacterium.
GCGGCTGCCCCGTGATCCGCAGAAAGACGCTCTCCAGGTTTTGCTGGCGCTGCTGGACCGCGAGCACCCGGCGTCCCTGCGCCTCCAGCGCGCGTGTGACGGCGTAGAAGCCCGCCGACCGCTCCGCCTCGTCCATCGCCAGGGAGAGCACCAGCGAGGTTTCCCCGTTGCCGGACTCCTCCTCCGCCGAGAGCACCCCGGGCAGGGCCGACAGAGCCTCCAGCCCGGCCGCGGCGTCGAGTTTGAAGACAAGCACATGCTCCGAGAACAGCTCCAGCAGCTCGGACATGGGCTTGCACGCGACGAGCCGGCCCTTGTTGATGATGCCGACGCGGTCGCAAAGCTCCTGCGCCACATGCATGTCGTGGGTCGTCACGAGGACGGAGCGGCCCTGGCCATGGGTCATCTCGATGATGCGGTCCTTGATGGCGCGGCTGCTCTGCACGTCGAGCCCCGTGGTCGGCTCGTCCAGCAGGAGCACCCGGGGGTCGGCGATGAGGGCGATGCAGATGGCGAGCTTCTGCTTCTGCCCGCGCGACAGCCTGCGCACCTGGGTGTTCTTCTTGTCCTGAAGGCCGATGAAGTCGAGCAGGTCGTGGGCGCGGTCGTGGAGAACCGAGCCCCGGACATTCTTCAGGTTGCCGTAGTACATCAGATTCTCGAGGGGGGTCAGGGGCCACAGGCTCGTGCGCGTGCCCTCCAGTACCACCCCCACCTGGCGGAGAATCTGCTTTCTTTTCCGCTCCACGTCCAGCCCGGCCACAAAAACCTGGCCCGCGTCCGGCTTGACCAGCCCGGAGATCATCTTGACCGTGGTGGTCTTGCCCGCGCCGTTGGGGCCCAGGAGCCCGAAAATCTCGCCGGGCTGTATCTCAAAAGAGACGTCCATCGCGGCGTCCACGAGGTTCCGCTTGTACAGCCTGCGCCGGCGCGTCTCCTCGTCCAGCGCGAGCACATGGCGGGTGACGAACTGCTTGCGGACATTGCGCATTTCCACCAGCGGGTCGGTCATGGGGTCTCCAGCGGTTTTCCTGAGAGGGACAGGTCCAGCGCCCGGCGCGCCGACTCCTCGTCGCCCGTCCGCTCCAGCAGCTCGCGGTACTCAAGACAGGCGCTTTCCATGTTGCGCACGGTGTGAACAACAATAACAACGGCGAGGCTGCCCGTCACATGGTACAGCAGGCCGAGGGTCAGGGCAAACAGCAGGAACTCCGCCGACTCGCGCCGGCTGTTCCGGTAGAAATGGTCGTGCACCAGGGAAAACAGCAGGGCGGCCGCAGGCACTGCGGTCCAGTGGCCGCCGGGCAGCCCGGCCAGCAGGGGCTGGGCCGCGCCCCGGTAGATGAGCTCTTCCGTGAGGGAGATGCCGAGAAACCGGGCCAGCACGGTGGGATGGCCGGCGGTGAAACGCGCCAGGCCGGACAGGTCGAGGAAATGCGCCCAGGCGTCGCGGGGCACCCCGTGCGTGAAGACCACCGAAAGGGCGAAAAGCGCGTGGCCAACCGCAAGGCCGAGCAGCCACGCCGGAGGGAAAACCAGCGCGCGGGTAAGCAGGCCCTCCCGGGCGGCATAGACACACGCCATCACGGCGAGGGGGGTCTGAAACAGGGCGGCGACCGGGTCCAGACGCCCGCCGCCGCGCCGCAGCAAACCAACGATGAGCATGGTCCACAAGACATAGCCCCCGAGCAGGATCAGAAAGGCCGTTGTCACGCCTTCGGCTCCTCGTCGTCCGCGGGCAGGGATTTCACCATTTCCTCCAGCGAGGCGCTCTCCACCAGACGGCTCCTCACCCTGCGCGCCTCGTCAAACTCCTCCCGGAGCACCCCGTAGCCGTAGACATCGTGGAGCACCCCGTCGCGCAGCACCTGCCGGCGCAGCACGAGTTCCCGCTTTGCTCCGGACATCTCGAAAATGCGCCAGGAGGCGGTGTTAAACGCATAGATGAAGGCCCCGACCCGGTGCAGGTTGAGCTCGTCGAAGGCGTACTCCAGCGCCCGCAGCACAGCCACCGCCGTGACCATCCGGTTGCGCAGGTGCGTCCGGCCGATGTAGATGTCGAGGGAGCAGGAGCGGTTGCGCCAGCTGATGTTCTGAAGCGCCACAAGGCCGACGGGCCCCAGCGACGGCGAATCAATCATGAGCTGCACCCCGCCGGGCATGGTCTGGCCGGGGGCGCGGCCGAGCATGGAGACGATGCGCTCCCGGATCTGCCGGGGCGACTGCGCGGGGTCCCCGTAGAGGAAATACTGGAAGTCCGGCTCGGACATCCAGCCGACCACCGTGTCCAGGTCGTCGCGCTCCGCCCGGCGGATGACGGCGTCAGTCTTGAAGGGCATGGCATCCCCCCGTGTGGTTGTCCGGAGCTTCCGCAGCCTCCCGGAAACAGGTCCAAGTCTGGACGTCGTGCCAGACACCCCGCGCGTGCACGGCCTGGCGCTGGGCCCCCTCGCACGCGAACCCCGCCCGCGCGAGCAGCGCCCCGAGGCCGGTTTCGCCGTCCAGGACCAGGATGGTCACCTTGGCGAGGTGAAGGCGGTTGAAGGCCTGCCCCAGAACAAACTGGACCGCCTCTTCGCCTCCCGCGCCGGCCTCCATCTCCGGGGACAGAAAAAGGAAGAACACCTCGGCAAACAGGGATTCCTGGTTCACCCCGCGCAGGCCGCAGAACCCGCAAACCCTTCCCTCCAGGTCCTCCACGGCGTAGAACAGCCCGCGCGCGGTCTCCTTCGACCCAAGCAGCTCCTCCAACTCTTCCCGCGTCGGCTGCACGGGCTCCTTCCGGACGTCGAGCAGGGAGGCCCTCAGCGCGGATCCCAAGTACGCCGCGCGGAGAAACCGCGCGTCGTCCCGTTCTGCCGTCCTGATGACCGTATGCTGTCCGACGATCATGGCCATTCCCCGCAAAGGCGGACCCCGGGCACAAGGCGCCGCGTCATGTCAAAAAGAGGGACCGGGAAACGCGCAAGACGCAACCCGGCCCGCAAGCTTGTGTGTCCGTTCCGAAACGCTCAGATGGCGTATTCGTTCTTCTTCTCGTACCGGAAATCCATCCAGGCACGCCAGACCGAGTTGAAAAAGTTCGTGAAGGCGTCGGCGCGGCGTGTGCTGATCGGCTTCAGGTGCTTCATGCTACGTTGTCTCCCTGGGTTGTCAACAATTTCCCGGCCCCATTAAAGCACATTCCCCCCGCGCATGCAAGCATTTTTCGGGACTTTTTTCGCCCCGGGAAACGGTCACCGCGAAGAGGAGTCCTCATCGTCATCCGGGATCGTGACGGGGTTCTGCGGGTTCTTGTTCTGAACCAGCGGAATCACCGCCTCAAAGATGTCTATCAGGAAGGCAAGCACCACATCCGCCGTGATGGCCGCCCGCTGCGGGCGCGTGATCAAGCGCAACCGTTTCACAGATTCTTCTCCCGGCGTCCTCAGGAACGCCCGTCAGTCCCCCTTAAACCGTCTCCCCGCCGCCGGTGCCGCCGGTGGTGTCAACGGCCCCCTCGTCGGCGGCCGTGACCGTCTTGGCGTTAACGAAGGGCAGGACCAGGGGCACAAACACGTCCGTCAGGAACGCCAGGACAAAACAGAAGCGGGCCTGCAAATCGCCGACCACATTGTCGCACAGCCCCTGACTCTGGGCCTGGGCGGGTATCCGCGTG
Proteins encoded in this region:
- a CDS encoding ABC transporter ATP-binding protein, whose protein sequence is MTDPLVEMRNVRKQFVTRHVLALDEETRRRRLYKRNLVDAAMDVSFEIQPGEIFGLLGPNGAGKTTTVKMISGLVKPDAGQVFVAGLDVERKRKQILRQVGVVLEGTRTSLWPLTPLENLMYYGNLKNVRGSVLHDRAHDLLDFIGLQDKKNTQVRRLSRGQKQKLAICIALIADPRVLLLDEPTTGLDVQSSRAIKDRIIEMTHGQGRSVLVTTHDMHVAQELCDRVGIINKGRLVACKPMSELLELFSEHVLVFKLDAAAGLEALSALPGVLSAEEESGNGETSLVLSLAMDEAERSAGFYAVTRALEAQGRRVLAVQQRQQNLESVFLRITGQPLAAEDDPVPEHPEQE
- a CDS encoding CPBP family intramembrane metalloprotease is translated as MTTAFLILLGGYVLWTMLIVGLLRRGGGRLDPVAALFQTPLAVMACVYAAREGLLTRALVFPPAWLLGLAVGHALFALSVVFTHGVPRDAWAHFLDLSGLARFTAGHPTVLARFLGISLTEELIYRGAAQPLLAGLPGGHWTAVPAAALLFSLVHDHFYRNSRRESAEFLLFALTLGLLYHVTGSLAVVIVVHTVRNMESACLEYRELLERTGDEESARRALDLSLSGKPLETP
- a CDS encoding GNAT family N-acetyltransferase, which gives rise to MPFKTDAVIRRAERDDLDTVVGWMSEPDFQYFLYGDPAQSPRQIRERIVSMLGRAPGQTMPGGVQLMIDSPSLGPVGLVALQNISWRNRSCSLDIYIGRTHLRNRMVTAVAVLRALEYAFDELNLHRVGAFIYAFNTASWRIFEMSGAKRELVLRRQVLRDGVLHDVYGYGVLREEFDEARRVRSRLVESASLEEMVKSLPADDEEPKA
- a CDS encoding GNAT family N-acetyltransferase — its product is MIVGQHTVIRTAERDDARFLRAAYLGSALRASLLDVRKEPVQPTREELEELLGSKETARGLFYAVEDLEGRVCGFCGLRGVNQESLFAEVFFLFLSPEMEAGAGGEEAVQFVLGQAFNRLHLAKVTILVLDGETGLGALLARAGFACEGAQRQAVHARGVWHDVQTWTCFREAAEAPDNHTGGCHALQD